TCTAGGGTGGTAAGAGAGTTTCCAGACACATTTAGAATTTTCAGGTAGTTTAAACCACGGAAAGAGTAGGGCTCAATCATTGCCAGTCTGCCTCCGACAAGGTGAAATTCCTGCAAACGCAGAAGATCGTGGAGCTTATTCCCTTCAATGGTATGAATAGGGTTGTATGACAGATTAAGAAAGCGCAAATAAACCAAGTGCCGCAGGGCTACATAGGGAATTGTGGTCAGGTTGGCATTTGCAATGGTCAGGGAGGTGAGATTTAATCCATACAAGCAATTTGGAGTCATCGTATCCAAATATGGCCAATTGGCTATTTCCAACACTTTCAGCCGATATAGCCGCTTAAAAGAGTAATCCCGTATGACATTGATATTCAGGTGGCGCAGCCTAAGAGTGATCAAACTGTGCAGGTGGGTAAAAGCCTCTGTTGGCACAGAGGACAAGTTGCACTTCTCAAGACTCAGGTGTTCAAGGCTACTTAGGCCATGAAAAGCCCGGTGGGAGATGAAAACCAGGTCATTATCGCCCACCTCTAAAGACCGGAGGTTGTACAAATCCTGGAACATGTAGTCCAGCAGGATGACGATCTTGTTCTCACTTATGTCCAACTGTGTGAGATTGCTCAGGCCAGTGAAGACACCCAGCTGGATCAGCTTCAGCTTGTTGCTACGCAATCCCAATGTCCGCAAGCCATAAAGGTTGTTGAACGCTCCGGGTTCAATAGTGGAGATGGTGTTTTCACTGAGTTCCAGGTGCTCCAGGTTGGGAAAGTTGGCAAACTCATCTGGGTTAATGGTTCTAATGCGGTTCTTGCTGAGGTCCAGCAGTTTTGTTTCTGCAGGGATGCCCTCAGGAACTGTCATGAGCTTCTTGCGGTGGCACATCACAGAGCGCTCTTGAACATTGCACTCACAGCGGGATGGACAGCCTGTGGTGGAGCCAGACAGCACAGTGCCCAGCATCAGGATCAGAATGGGCTGCCAGCAAGCCACCAGGTAGCTGTGCCCAGTCGCTTCCCCGGCCGCCATCTTATCGGTTACCTGGGGAGACACAGAAACAAGGCAAAACATATTTGTTAGAAAATTAAACTCCAATGTTGCAAACTTAACATCATTTTGTTAAATTCTCTCAGCGTGTTTTTAATTCAAAAGGCAAATTCAGTGAATATCACAGAACATTAAAATATGTCAGCTGAAATGCAGATAACAGGTATGGTTTAGAATCACAAAGCAACGGGCCGATTTTCAAAGATGCAGTCTTGTGCTAAATTCAGCAGTTTTATATTGCATGTGGTGGGCGTGTAGACGGCAGTGCGAATTGGCAGCAGTCTGAACATATATTTAAAACACTTCTCTTTGGCCATTGTGtgtgtcctccagcagctggttagTTCAGAAATTGCAAGTGCAAAAAGGAAAGGCATTCTTATGTGATACAAATGCAAACAGAAGAGAGAATGACTCCTGCTGCAATATTCATGAACGGATGCAAGATGAAGAAAGGTTACAAGGAATAAGGTATGTGCTTGCATAATTGAGAGTGCTGACAATTTTGAATTCTGCATATTTCACTTGTCTACGTGGAGCTTCAAAAGGTATTTTAAATGCAAGTAGCTCCTGTGAATGCACAGCCCAGTATTAGACATACTTGTGATAAAGAAGTGGAAGTACTGATCCTAGCTCCAAAATCAAAGGCCGAATCGTTCTAGTAATCTGCATTCATCTTGCTCCACACCCCCACTGTGTCTGCTGTGGAATGCTCAACACCATTTCCACAACACTCCTTGCAGACAATCCATCAGTCAATGCAATCATCCTGATATGAAGTGAAGGGGCACAGCTTCAAGTGGAATTAACAGCATTTTTCAGTAAtctaagtcatgctgtgtcacAGACACATACGCTGAGCACATCTGTGGTTTGTTCTGGTAcaaaatagtctttttttttattaccctATGCTCCTTTCTCCCTGCTTCAATTCTGAATTTGCTGCGTGAGTTAAAACAGTAGGGGGTGGAGCAGCGGCAGCAAGAGAACGCAATCAAAGATGGATGGTGGCAAGTGTGATGTGTGTGCTGTGGCTGACACTCAGCTCACGCAATCTTTTAGGATAAAATATAGACCATACAGCACTGGGGAATTGGAAACTGAGAAATAAATACAGAGtttagcaggaaaaaaaaacaaaccatctTTAATTTCAATGCCATCTGTTAGTGTGACTTTATCATTTCCACCATGTAGACCTTACTGTTGAACGGCTGGAAAATGTCCATAGCAATTTCTGAAAGAGTAAGTGTATAAGGGGCTCTGGATCACTCAAGTTTCAGTCAAACATTGAATGATCACTTCAAGGATATTACTTCTAACATTCAAGCAAGATGGGCAGGGTTGACAGGATAAAATATGCAGGACAGAAAACACCGCAGCAAATTCCATCACATCTAATTTGGACTCCTCTTAAGACATGTCTCTGGGGGACTTCGCTTTATGTGCGATGGCTGTTGTCACAACACATATTTTGCCAGTGATGTGcaagttaatttttttctctaaatctgTCTTTACAGTGGATTTTTATCTGATCATGTGGTGCTTCTTCCTGATTCACAGAGGCTCTGTGAAGAGGGATAATGAACACTTTTGTGCTCCAGCACATTCAATGGACCATATTATATGCGACAGATTGAGAGTTTagagaaaagcaaaataaatctgtgataTCATGGTTGACAGTTAATTATGGGTTGACATGTTACTACCATTGTGGTCACCGATAACTTCTTTTTCCCCATAAACCAAAAGACAATTGGACATCAGCTCATCAAAAAAGGGGGGGTTATCAGTTGGATTTACTTTGCTCAATTTCATTTTAGTCCCTTCGAGGTCAAAGTTCAGATGGGGGATTTGATGATACAATCTGTAATCAAGTGGTGTCAAAACAGGCTGAGGAAAGAGTTTGTGTGAGATCAGAGACCTGCACCAGAACCTGCTGTGCTTCATGCTGCCTCCAGTCATACTTAATCATTCCAATTCCTTAACCCACATTGATGAAGTCAGTGCTGAGTGCTGTGAGATGGAGTGCTGTGAAAGTGTGTTCTACGCCACACTAATACTTCCTAAGAAGGAGAAGTGGCCTTATCGTAGGCTCAGCTCCATCTGTCAACCTCTATCATGTGGCTATTACATATTGGCTATCAGTCAATGAGATGCTATTATGTCCGAGTCTATTACCACTGACACTAAAACCCAATCAGGGAAATGATCGAATCATAATCCCCTGTTGGTAAAGCTCCACGAGTGCAACTTCAGCAGGTTGTGGACCCCAGTCAGGAACGTTAACAAGCCCTCAACACTCTTACATACAAGGTGAAAATCTCCTCTGTATAACACTGGATTGATTACCTAACTAAGGTTTAACAGTGTTTTGTACAAAATGTGAacccatgttttctttttttttcataccaGACTAGCTTGCAAATTTATGGCACTCAGCTTCAGCAGCAAGCACGCAGGGAAAACATGGAAAGACAGGGACACATTAAGATGAAGAATGCCATTCACGGGTAAACATTTTCAGCTCGGTTTTGTTAATGATCTGGTGTTATCATTCCCTCACAGGCATGTAGCCTGAATGCGCTTCTTCATTCCAATCAGCACTCCAGTGAGCTCCCAGAGAATTACATTAATTGAGGTGAAGTGAGAGGGGGCGCGCTTCTCAAAAGAATGAATGTGTTCGAGAAATAAGACAACGGTGCTCAATAAATGAGGACTCACTGGTCCAAGACCAGTAATAACTAGATCAATGAATGGTGAGATTAATACCTTTATGCCAGCATCCACTGGGATCCTGAAGATGTTGCCTCATATTGGATGTGAATGGTGCCCTATGCTCCCATTACAACGGAGTGGCATTAGAGTAGTCAACTGGATGCAGAATTATAATTAAACGCACATGTAAGATTTCTACTATCCCTTTGCACAAACTAAGCATGTGACGGTCAATCAGTCACAGACCTACATTTCCTCATGTCCAAGGTGCTGCCATTAAGTCAGGTTTCGtgaaaattgacatttttgcctGGTCCAAATTTAAAACCAATTTGGATCCTTATCTAGTTAAGACTAACAATCAAATTGTCCCCTACGAGTAAGAGCTTATAATAACTCATATAACTCATTTACTGGTTGTACTCAAATGTCAGTAGCAGGTATTTAAACATGCATTTTCAGCAATGCAGattcttttttctgttgtttgccATCAATTCTGAAAATATCTGAACCAGTTTCTTTGCCCTGAAGTACTGCCGTTATTGCAGTGAAAAGGTTACTCAGCCAGGCTACTCGGGTTACTGCTCCGTGTTAAACAGGTTTCATGCCCCCCCATTTGCTGCAAGTTGCTGATTGTTTTCTGTCCATGAGGCTCTCGCATACAGTACAGTGAGCTATCACTCTCCTAAATCTCGCTCCATGCATTTTAATGAGGCTGCCTGTCTCCATTAAATTCTTCACAATAAGCACAACCAAACACAAGCAGGGAGAGGTATTGTTTGGACTTAAGCATCGTCCAAAGCCTTAGTTTACCTGTCACAAGACATCACTCCTGAGCCCTGTTAAATACCTGTAAGCTCACGGGAAATCCGTGAGATGATGTTGACGTTATCTGCAGCACAAAGTGTTAAAAGCCTTTAAAGCCTATTTCTCTACAAACTGCTTAGTCAGCTGCCAGGTTAATCCTGAATGGTCAGACCCAGCAGGGGAACTGTATGCATGGTACTATGTGCATGTCTTTGATAGTCAATCCTTGGATTAATTTCATATATGCCTCTTACTGCAGAATATaacattcatcattttcagCCATCATGTATTCAATGTGCAAAaagaaagccaaaaaaaaagtgtcacacTCTGCTACAGAGATTAAATATTCGTTAAACTGTCTCTTAAGATGATTATTGGTTCAATTTTTCACAATATGTAATAAGCTTTCACATGTAACACAGAACATGCATATACTTGGAGTCATAATTTGGCAAAATCCATCTTAACCAGGAGTTTTTGACCTTTAGCTCCCCAAGTAAGATTGCTCCCCCACTGCTGCACCGTTGCTTAGCTGAATTTTGAGAGAGAGGTTACCCTTGTGTCATTGAGAAGCTAAGCTGCCTGCTGGGATTGTTGGCTGGATCTGGACCTGTGAAATGGCAAGGCTTATATGTAAGCCGAAGCCCGACAGATGGAAAGCAAAGCCTTAATCCAGGCAAAGAAGCTGGTTGATGCAACAAGGTGCAGAATTCCAACTGTGGCCAGCTGTTGTCCTGACTAAAGTCTGCCGTGAAACCTGTCGGCATGTTCCACCTCAACTTCACCTCCCAAAGGggtcaattttttttgtttctgcgcAGGTGCTCTGGCCACCGACGTCTCATTTCATCACACGGCATGAAATCCAATTTATGAGAAGAGATCCTATTTAGAGTGACCACGCAAGCATTAACAGACTAGTGTACGGTCAGCGCGCATGCTTGAACAATCAAATATGATCGCAGGTTTCTGTAACATTTACTAAGCCAGGACCACAAACTACAGCGTGGGGTGGATGGTGGGCACGTACAGCTTAGAATCTCACACCAAGGATTTCTTCCAGACTTCCAGCTGTGGTTTGGTTTACACACCAAAAGCATTTGGTTCAAGGGAaagaatgtgattttttttttttataaatataaatgaatctGACCACTATCTTTCCATAACCTCGACCAATAAATATCAGAGTTCAACATGTCACTGAAACACTCATTATCTGTGACATGTTCATTGATATTTAGGTTTCCCACAAAATGTATTTGCTGTTGAAATTTAGCTGAATATTATAATAATCTGAGTAATTTCACTTTCATGAAAGTAGAAAATATTGTAGGATTGTAGTGCTAgactacatttattttaaacagGTTTatctaaataaattaataaatgattacatgtgcaaactttttttaaattacattttctaaaagaATATCAGGTTTCAGCTCATAATGATTTGCTATTTTTTAGACATTAAATATCTTCAGATTTAAGACTGTCAATGGGACAAATCTGAAGACATTACTGTGACTTCAGAGAAACTGTAGATGCCATTTTTACACTAGTTTTTTGACATCTTATAGACTAAATAAttaattgaaaattaaaataataataaatcagcaGATTAATTAACACTTAGACAATCGAATCGAATGAGCAATGCTCCAACCTAATTAAAGCAGGTGGGTGGAAATAAAACTGtcatcaacaaaaaaacatgattttggtttttgtttttaaatgggtCCGAAAATCTTAAAATAGGATATACATTCAAACaagacaaactgtttacaggCAGTGTATGGTTTTATATGAAAGCAAGCAATTTGATAACTGCAAAACTGCCTCGTTTCCAAACAGGTGCAACTGTGTGCAGAGATCAGTAGTCTCATGATCGTGgttgttgaaaaaaatcgaaAGTCGTGTTTCATCACACAGAGTTCAGCCAGACTCCtaatttgagcattttttttctgttattttttttctccctttttacAGATGTGGTTGGGTGTTATGTGACTGAGGGTGTTGTGTGTCCTTATGTAATGCTCCATCATTATTAAGCTAATTAGCCTCGTCTCCCCAGCTCTGTACAAAGGAAAAaccattcatttttttgttcttaaggagatgtgttttcaaagagGAATGGCCTTCAGAATGTCAGACTTTTGTAAagtggatccaggatttttggAAGGACTCGGATCAGCACTCACTAATGAGCCCACACTTTTTCACAGCATccaaaaaaaatagagaaaaagaaGCCTGCCAATAGCTGTGTTTAGtggaataacaaaaaaatctgatatcATTTGAGAATCAAAGCCACTTTAGACTGACATTCAAGTTCTAATAACGTTAATCCTCTCAGTCTTTGAGAAATAATTCAGTTACGTATTTTATCAAAAGCTGACAATATTACCTGTTTTAAGAAGCTACAGAAAGCTGTGTAAGACTGACAAAAAAGGCAGTATTTTTCACTTTGTACATTTATATATCTGCTGTCTAATATTTTTCACGAAGAACTCCTACAAATTCTCACCTAAACTAAAAACTAATATCACACTCTTAAACTAATATCACAACACAAGTACTACATAGACATACGTTCTGACTCTGAAAGCAACCAATTTATTCTCTACTGATACAACCTTGATCAAATTTCTTCGAAATGCCTCTGAAGTGGAACAATATTACACGAAGTTGCTCTGACACGGCTTCGATTTACGTTAATTTCAGTAGTTGTTGTGCATTTATAGATTTCTGTGAAGCCTGCCAAGCAGTTCATAATCAAAAGTGAAGCTCCAGCGTCTGTGTAAGCAAGTAAACTAGAAATAAATCAACTAATGCAACTTTTCGAAATTAAATAACATGGGAATGGATTATGGTAAACTAATTCCAAAACAGCACTATAaacattatttctttttctctccacgggttgttttgtgtgttttctctttggGCTTTGTTGATTTAAAACCAATAAGACTGAGACTCTACAGCCATGCTAGAATCTCTGTGAGGCTCTACTGCGTTGTTTCAAGCTGAATGATAAAATCAGAATGATTGTGGGTCATTTAGTGTTGCAGGTATGTGGTCGCAAACCAAAGATTGGACACAGTAAATGAATGTCTGcaactaattttaaaaacaaactacacACTAATGGTATAAAGAGTAAAGTTGTCAGGTTGgtcttttttatttcattagacATGCAGACAAACATACTGCACCTACTGAGTCGGTAAAAGTGTGATGTATCATAGCAGGTGCAGCACATTTGGAGAGTTCAGTGGCACAAAGTAACAAAGCAGAACAGTGAGAAGAGTGAAAGATTGAGCTCCCCAGAGAGGGCTGCTGGAGTAGTCGTCCTCTTTTGTCACAAAGGCTGAGAGAAAACgcttcacacacatatacacacacacagatgttatAAAATTTCTGTTGGTCTGTATTTTGCTTTGTCCCCTGACGCTGCAGCCCCCACTCTGAGGTCTGATCTTTCGGGTTGGGGACAACTTGCTGACAGCGCCTTTAAGACTTGAGGCAATTATGTCAAAGGGGCACACGGCCAGACATGGACTCCTCTCCCTCCACCGCAGGAGATGCCGACCTCCAGTGCTCCAGAggcaaaactgaaaacaccGCTGCCATAGCAATGAACGTAGCAGAAACAATAACCGTTGAAGGTCAGAGGGCTTTATATTTTACAATGGATACTGATCTCAGACGAATGTTTTGGCGTATGGGCTGAGCCTGGCCTATTCCACTTTGTTTAGTTCGAAAGACTGAGATGTTACCACTAACAAGGCCCCATGAGATGCTTTTACAAAGTCTGTTTCGAGCAATGGGCAaaagagatttatttttttcagtcagtAGCACTTGTCATATTGTGTTCTAAAATGATCAGATCACAACCTTTGTGTCAATGATTATAAAAATGACGAGAGCGAACCAGTCTCTGAGACATTTGCTGTTGCATGAACGGTTTAAGCAATGAagctaaagtttaaaaaatgactaacTAATAAACTGATTATCAGGCAACTATGTCAAATATTAGTTTATTTTAGATTCTTAAATGTGAGGACATGCTGTTGCATGACAGAATGATCCTGCCCAtcagcaaattaaaaacaaattcaaattaTCAATAACTTTTGGTTTTGACTGGTGTCTATTGAGCAAACAGTGTGTGGGCACATATTTATGACTGAATCTATTTGAAAACAGAATTCAGTTACTGAAATGAACTTTGTGGTAGATGTGAGCCTAGTAATGCTTACTTCATATTAAATGTCTATAATCAACTTCAGATTGCTTTACATCTTCAGTACACAAAGCAGACCCAAAGGAAACATTAAAACTTTACTCAATCTTCAAAATTGCTTTGAAAACACTAAATTAAATGGATGGATATGATTATTTGTGCTGCAAAGCATATGTGCATTGATATAAGCCCAAAGCtaacaaaaatgaagacaatttGAATACACAGCTGTGCCATTCAGTGTCTTTTCATCCAAAACTAAGAAACCTTTTCCTTCTCTGGGCTTAAAGCTCCTGATTAGGAAGAAACACTGACAtgtcatcattattattattataatgaaTTCACAGGCTATTGTGCACAAAAGCAAAGGAGCTTAGGCAAATAAACAGGTCCCCTATCACTCCTTTGATGAGCAGCCATGAAAACATTAACTTATGTAATCATCCATCTTTTCTTCACCTCCACAAGGCAGCTTTCTTTGCACAATTTCAAATCCAATTTTCAATGAGAGGCGAGAGAATCAAAACAAACCACACCATAAGATGAGATCCACTAGCCACCTGAAAATTCCCTGCTTCGACCGcctctgctgttcttctcctAACACTCGAATTACAAGCTTTTATTTGGAATATGATTATTCTCTACTGTGCTGTGCAAAAGTGTTACACAAGAAGaataaatctatttaaaaataaCGCCACGCTCAGTTTTATTAAGTGCAGTAAACggaacaaaataaatacatctcATCAGTTTGGTACTGATTGATGGATATTTTTGTACCGACTTCATATATTTCTATGCACGGGAGTAAAGACAGAAATTCAACAACTGATGTTGACCAAACTGAAGGACATTTACAATctgaaacaaacagaacccCTGTCAACTCAATCGCATATCCTGCCACAGCATCCAAACGAATTTGAATAATCCAGAGTTTTGCTCAGAATTATTCATTCATGAGCGATGAGTTAATATTATGCAGCAGAATCAAGCCCTTACCTCTTCTATTGCACATAAACATTCGCCAAGACATAGTGTCAGATTTAATTTAAGAATGACAGTACTTATGCAAATCAAAACAGTCCTCAAGTAGAGCTACGGAGGGGAGGAATTGGTATTTGAAAGGTGAAGATGTTAAAatcgttaaaaaaaaataaaaatcaacacaagAACCCTAGTGGATCGTTCAAAATTAATCCAAAAGGGGGAGGGAGGATAAACGAACGTTTTGCGAGGAGGGTGAACACATTACTCTTCTCACTCAATTTGTGAGTGAATAAATTTTTCCCTCAGATGAAGTGAGCGGATTTGGCAGTTGCCCTaagtgtgtgtgcctgtgtgtggaTTTGGAGTGGGGTAATTTGTTTTTGGGCGGGCTCTTATGCCGGCTTAAGGAACACCCACTACATCAACTCCTCCATATATGTCTGTAGGATGTAGCTTTAATAGCAGCGACTTCACCGTAAGCTGCATTGGTTCCTCAATTAAGTCAACACGGAAACATGCCTTCATTTCATAATGAATAATTTAGGCTATATCTTATCGGCTGCTCGGAAGTGTGATGGGCACAGTGTGGAGAGGCTCAGGGCCATATTGACTTTAATTGTGACTGGCATCTAAAGGCTTTCCTCCCAGTGTGGCGGAGAAAATGTCCTCTTTGCTTAGCCGGGCCTGCAGCTCACAGTGAGGCCTTTAAAAGGGAAATGAGCTGTAATTAGTTGATAGCGAGTTGACCCTGATGCAGAAAATGCCAGACAAAAGCACTGCAATCAGAAATTGGAGGATACTGCTGTTGCATGCCGtagcagagagcagcagagattGCAGACAAAACACTGGCAAAGGTGAGCTCCAGCAATGCAGGTGGTGTGGGGGGGGGTTGTTTACAACATTCATTATTGTGTGCCGGGATTTATTTACTGCAAGTGATTACCAAGGAATACTTGTCAGGTTGAAAACTATTTTGCACTGttaaaaggtgcaaaatgtaaaatcagcTTCCAAAAATTGAACTGTCAACAGACGGAAGCGGCAAATTACGGAGAATTTGTGGTGTTGGTGTCCATCTCCATTAAAACAAGCATGGAAATGAACAGCTCCTCCCAAAGGTTTGCGGTCCCTCCTCTTGCTGACTCTAAGAGAACTGGTCAAGATAAGGCTCTGTAGCTTACGTTATAGCTTGTACATACATTAGGGACATCATTTCGAATGTTTTTCAGTAGATTTATGCTTTAAATAGCTATACTTAAGAACGCTATTGCTGTTAAAATACAAGGCGGTGTTACAAGATGGGACAGGAGAgcttgttagcatgctaacttcATTACAT
This window of the Acanthochromis polyacanthus isolate Apoly-LR-REF ecotype Palm Island chromosome 8, KAUST_Apoly_ChrSc, whole genome shotgun sequence genome carries:
- the lingo1a gene encoding leucine-rich repeat and immunoglobulin-like domain-containing nogo receptor-interacting protein 1, producing MAAGEATGHSYLVACWQPILILMLGTVLSGSTTGCPSRCECNVQERSVMCHRKKLMTVPEGIPAETKLLDLSKNRIRTINPDEFANFPNLEHLELSENTISTIEPGAFNNLYGLRTLGLRSNKLKLIQLGVFTGLSNLTQLDISENKIVILLDYMFQDLYNLRSLEVGDNDLVFISHRAFHGLSSLEHLSLEKCNLSSVPTEAFTHLHSLITLRLRHLNINVIRDYSFKRLYRLKVLEIANWPYLDTMTPNCLYGLNLTSLTIANANLTTIPYVALRHLVYLRFLNLSYNPIHTIEGNKLHDLLRLQEFHLVGGRLAMIEPYSFRGLNYLKILNVSGNSLTTLEESAFHSVGNLETLALYDNPLACDCRLLWVFRRRWRLNFNRQQPTCASPEFVQGKEFKDFPDVLQPNYFTCRKSRIRDRKPQQKFVDEGAIVHFACQADGDPAPVIMWLSPQKKFITTKTIGRLSVLPDGTLEVRYAQIQDNGTYVCIASNAGGNDTSLAHLHIHSYSPDWPHQPNKTFAFISNQPTETGANGTRANVPFPFDIKTLIIATTMGFISFLGVVLFCLVLLFLWSRGKGNTKHNIEIEYVPRKSDAGMSSSTVDAPRKFNMKMI